The segment GGCCTGGCTGGTGAAGATGGGCGTATCCCTGGCTGCGAGGGAAAAAATGTTTTCCCGGGCACTCACGATAGCATTTTCACACACGAACGGGCACCGCCGACTTATTTCTCCCCCAAGAACCACCACATCGGGGTTCAGCAGGTTAATGGCTCCGGCCAGACCCAAACCGAGGACCTTTCCGGCTTCGGCAAGGACAGAGCGGATCACCGGGTCGCCGGAAGCGAAATCCTCCAGGATCGCATCAAAATCATGGATGGCCTCCGGGACATCCGGTTCAGACCGGCACCAGCCCAGCCTTTTTGCTTCCCGCACGATAGCCGCCGTCGATGTATATTGTTCGATACACCCCAGATTACCGCAGTAACAGGGAATCCCGTGCCTTTCGACGATCGTGTGTCCGAATTCACCAGCCAATCCGTCGCGACCCCGCCAGAGTTTTCCATCGGAAACGATCCCCCCTCCGGTCCCCCAGTCGAGATACGCATAAAAAAAGCTTTTATACTCGCGACCCCACCCGAATATTGCTTCAGCCAGGGTGGATGCCCGCGCGACGTTTTCGATAAACACCGGGTAAGGAAAGAGGGGGGGGAAAATATCGTTTACATTCGTCTGGTGCCACCCGTAAAAGAACGAGTTTCGTACTCTGGTGGAGGACTTAAAGAGATACCCGGGCGTTC is part of the Atribacteraceae bacterium genome and harbors:
- a CDS encoding ROK family transcriptional regulator, with the protein product MCGQPPLIRKINRKNILKTIEKDFPLSRTQLSKKIGLSLPSVSRIVDTLIAEDVLREVGKGQSSGGRKPLLVEINATHRYVFGVEVSRQSSVICCDLMGNILERSSLVPDISEGPLSIARQVSFEVERLRVTLGIDPDRVVGVGIGTPGYLFKSSTRVRNSFFYGWHQTNVNDIFPPLFPYPVFIENVARASTLAEAIFGWGREYKSFFYAYLDWGTGGGIVSDGKLWRGRDGLAGEFGHTIVERHGIPCYCGNLGCIEQYTSTAAIVREAKRLGWCRSEPDVPEAIHDFDAILEDFASGDPVIRSVLAEAGKVLGLGLAGAINLLNPDVVVLGGEISRRCPFVCENAIVSARENIFSLAARDTPIFTSQAGKESVALGAARRVITNYFEQLM